AGGGCAAGTCAAGCGATGGTCAGCGGGTACGTCCGGGTACTGAACGTACTCAGGCGCCCGCCCCGTCCTCGGCTGCGCCTGTCCCTGCGCCGACGGCCTCCGGGCGGTCGTAGGACTGCAATGATTATGGGATGTCGTTGCCATCCGTGAGGCGGTACCCAATGGCTGTGATGCGTGGGTGGAGCCGATGGTGAAGGGCCGCGTACGCATTGGCGCGTTGGTCTCCCGTTTGCGGCGCTGGTGTGGGGGGATCGCGACTCGCTCGGCGCTGGTGGCCGCCGTTGTGGTGCTGGCCAGCTTGGTAGTTGTGGGCTCGGCATCGGTGGTGCTGCTGTATCGGTCGATGTGTGCCGATGTTGATGACGCGGCTAATTCGCGCGCGTTGGCTGTGGCCGCGCGGCTCAAGAAGGAACCTCCTGACGAACTGGAGTCGGTGCTGTTGGCCACCGATCAGCGGATCGTGGCTGTCCAAGTCATCGATGCCAGAGGCCGGATCGTGCGACATTCGGACTCGGCGCCCAACGGGCCGCTAATGCCGTTGCGCGGCAATAACTTCCGAAATTCCCAGGTCGGTGTTTCTGCCACTGCCGATGATGATATTCGTGTGGCTGCGCTGACTGCGGATGGCCGCAAAGGCCGGTACACGGTGTTGGTGGGCGGCGGTATTGAACCGATCGAGTCGATGACCTCGACGGTCGCCACCATGCTGACGATCACCGCACCTGTTGTGGCCGTCGTGGCCGCAGGGGTGACGTATCTGCTGGTGCGGCGCTCACTGCGCTCGGTCGATGCGATCCGTTCCCGCGTTTCGGAGATCAGCGCCTCCGATCTGAGTGAGCGGGTGCCCGTGCCAGATCGCGCCGATGAGATTTCGGCGCTGGCGGCCACGATGAACAAGATGCTCGAACGGATTGAAGCCGGGCACACCGCCCAGCGCCGGTTCGTCGGGGATGCCTCCCATGAGCTCAGAAGCCCACTGGCAACAGTTATTTCGGCCTTAGAGATCGCTCAAAGCCATCCCGAGGTGTTCGACAAGACTCTCGTGCAGACGGCCTTGCTGCCCGAAGCTCACCGAATGCAATCCCTGGTCGAAGATCTGCTGCTGCTTGCCAGAGCCGATGAGCACGGGCTGCCGATGCGGCGCACCGAGATCGATCTCGATGATCTGGCCAGCACCGAAGTCGCGCGGCTTAAACGAGAAACGTCGCTGCAGGTTTCCGGGAATCTGGCGGCGGTCAAAGTCACCGGAGACGCGCTAGGGCTGGCACGGGTACTGCGTAATCTGGCTGACAACGCGGCCCGGCACGCCCGCACTACTGTGTCCATCGCGGTCAGTGCCGACGCTGACAGCACATGTCTGCAGGTCTGTGATGACGGTCCGGGAATCCCTGTCACCGAGCGTGGGCGTGTGTTTGAACGGTTTGTGCGCCTGGATGCCGACCGTTCCCGGCACGGCGGCGGCAGCGGTCTGGGTCTGGCCATTGTGGCCGAAATCGTTGCCGCACATAAGGGCACGGTAGATATCAGCGACCGTACAGGCGGTGGGACGGTGATGACCGTCCGGCTGCCGCTGGTCAACTCGGCCGACGCAGGCCGCTAACGCGTGCGGGGCGAACGCTGCGGACGTGGTCAGCCGTCGGAAGCGAACTCGCCCGATTCAAGCCGGTAGCCCACGCCGCGGACCGTGATAATCAGGTGTGCGCCGATTTTGCGGCGAAGATAGCCGACGTAGACTTCGACGACGTTGTCGGGGCCGTCATAGTGGTTATCCCAAACATTCTGCAGGATATCGGTTTTGGTGACTGCCGCGTCTTTGTTACGTAACAGGTATTCGAGCAGACCGTATTCGCGCGGTGTCAACGACACCGGGCTGCCGGCGCGTTCGACGACCCTGCGGGTGGGATCTAGTGAGATCTCGCCGGCGGTGAGCACGACGGGACGTTTGGGTGCGCCCCGGCGTATCAAGGCGCGCAGGCGTGCGGTAAGCACCATGAACGAAAACGGTTTGGTCAGATAGTCATCGGCGCCCAAATCGAAGGCATCGGTCTGGTCGTAGTCGCCGTCTTTGGCGGTCAGCATCAACACCGGGGTCCACACGTGCGCGGCCCGCATTCTGCGCAGCACCTCATAGCCGCTGAGCCCGGGCAACATGATGTCCAGGACGATCACGTCGAAGGATTCGTTGGTGGCCTGCCACAGTCCGTCGATCCCGTCGCCGACGGTAACCACAACAAATCCTTCGGCCCGCAGACCGGCTGTCACCGTGTCGGCAAGCAGCGGTTCGTCCTCAACGAGCAGAACCCGCACCGTGCGCCCTTCCGTGTAGCTTTGATCGCTGTCCAGTCTTACAGCCCTGGATGCGCGGCACCCAATACTGGTGCCGGTTCACTGACCGAGACCGCGGCACGTTCGTGTGCGCGCTCTTGTGCCTCGGCCACCGTGGCCGAGGCACCGAACAACATCAAAGCACCGATGATCAGAATCGCTGTCTCGCGGCGGGCAGTGGTCATAATCGGGCCTTTCTGCGTATCTGCTGGCCTCCGGGCGCCGATCGCCCGGGGGAATGCCATATCAGGTTGACATCGCAGCGCTGTGAGAACGCTGAGCGCCGACACCGCCCCGGTTCTCAGCGAATCCTCAGTCCCGCGCCACTAAGGTGCGGCCGAGATCGCTGACACCTACAACAGATTTGGCAGGTCATGGCCGTATCGAATTACAAACTTCCCCAAGTCACAGCCCTGTTCTGGGTTTTGAAGATCGCCGCAACCACACTCGGGGAAACCGGCGGGGATCTGATCGCCCAAACCTTGGACCTGGGCTACGCCGCCGCCTCAGTCCTGTTCATCGCGATCTTCGTGGTGAGTCTTCTTGCACAGCTGCGTGCCCGCCAGTTCCATCCGGCCTTGTACTGGACGGTGATCGCCGCGACCAGCACCGCCGGCACCACCATGTCCGATCTGATCAACCGCGGCCCCGGCTCAGACACCGACACCGCCGACGGCCTGGGCTACGGAGCCGGCGCAGTCCTTCTGATCACCGGACTCGTTGTCGTGTTTGCGATCTGGAAACTGACCCGGGAAACTTTCGATGTCGCCAACATCACCACCTTGCGCGGTGAAGTCCTCTACTGGGCGGCGATCCTGCTATCCAATACCCTGGGCACCTCCCTGGGCGACTACCTCGCCGACAGCTCCGGGATGGGCTACTGGGGCAGCGCAGCCCTAATCGCCGCCGTGATGGCCACCATCTTGGCCGCTCACTATCTCACCAACATCTCCGGAGTCCTGCTCTTTTGGGCTGCATTCATCCTGACCCGCCCCCTGGGGGCCACCGTGGGCGACTTGCTGTCCAAACCACTGGACAAGGGAGGGCTAGCGCTGGGGACCTGGGGCACCTCGGCAGCACTATTGGCGATCCTCGTCATCGGTATCGCCTTCGGATACCGCAAGACCCGCACCACCACCACGGACAATCCCGACCCAGACCTCCACGAGCTGGCCCGCGACTAGCCCAAACGCGTTGAGCGCCAGTCAACGTCACAGCAGATATGCCTCGGCCATCAGGCCGATGGCGGTGACAATCGCGGTCGCCGCACCGCAGAACAGCACGGATTTGGCGACCATCCAATTATCGTGCTCGATGGTTGGCGTTTCGGGGCGAAGATCGGCCGAGGTGAATCTGCTGGCATCGGGATTGTGCATGATCCTCACCATGCCGAGCAGACCCTTAAGTTTGGCTGAGAGCCCGAACCCTGAACTGACGAATCGCCAGCCAGTCATAGGATTCGGCCCGCGTAAACGCGGTGTTGATGGGTCAGATCGCCGTGGAATGAACGTCTTTCATCGTCCGGAACCTGGTGTTCTGACGGCACTGCCCGCGGTCCTTGATCCCATCTGCCGTCGGTGACTGAATGGCTGCGGTGAGCCGCTGATTGTGCACCCACTGTTCGATCGGGGTGATGTCGGTGTGGGCGTGGCCGGTGCGTTCGTTGATCTTCTGCAGAAGCAACTGAGGCCAGGCGATTCGGCGCCTGATGGGATGTTGTGCAATCTGCTGACGATGGATGGCCAGTGTCTCATCTCTCACCTGCCTGTACTTGGACTAACGATCGCGTCATCGGTCAATGTTGTCGCCGCAAGGTCGACGCTCAATTTGCGATGCCAGAGCAGGTGAAACAGGACAGGCAGCACCACCAGGGGAGTGCCCACCGCCAATACCCCGGCCATCAAGGGCCGAGCCCGACCGAACGCCGACATCAGATCATCGGCCAAACCAGGCCGAAACACGCGTGGATGCCGATATCCAGACAGCCACCGAAGATTGGCCCGCAGCACCGGATCAAGCACCCCGACCCGGCGGTAATCCCAGCCAACTGCCGCGCACTCAGCAGCCGAACGGTCAAATTTCTCCTGATCCGCTGCCTCGATCCGGCCATCATCGCGAACATCGAGCACGAGCGCTGAACCATCCCGGCGCCGCACGAAATAGTCCGGAGCATGACTTACACCATCTGCCCAACGGAACCAAAATGATTGTGATACAACGCCAATCACGTCCGGGTCAGCATCCAGCGCCATCAGCTGATCACGTTCCAGCCACGACTCATGGCCAACATGAATACCGGTACGGGAAAACCACCAAAAACCCGGGAAATTGCGTTGACCACGGTACGAAGGAAAATTCCGCACCGGTAAACAGTCAAGCTCAAACGGGAACGTCGCGCACCGGGCCAGCGGGAGGCACAAGCTGCCATCACGCCTGTCGAACTCCAGTTCAACGACACCCGCACTAACAGGCCAAGCCGACACCACCGACGTCAGCACATCTAAAGGTTAAGCACCGTGCCCCAGATTCAATGAGAATGCCCCAACATCCGTGAGAACGGACATCCATCGCTGATGTATATGAAAAAGGTTGTGGGGCTGGCTGATTCATGATCATTACGTCACTGTGACGCAATGGGCGTGCCTAAAGGGGTGGCGAAAGTGGTGGGGTAGCGCCGTTCATGGCGGTTTATGCGATTGTGCAGCTTCGGTTTGCGGGCGGCCTGCGCGTTCTGTGGGGTGCCCAGCGGTTAGAGGTGGAGCGTTGCCTGTGAGTGTTGAGTTGATGCCTGTTCTGATGATCCCTGTGCGGTCTAAATCGGATGGTTATCAATCGATTTCGGGCGACCGTCGAGGTGGGTCGGACGGCGCTGCATTACTCGTCGACCGACGGGGCCGGACAACGTTCCGATATGGACATATCGTCACAGTGACGTTTTTAGGCACGGGGGCTGGGCGTTGGAAGGGGTGCTCAATCTGCGAAATATGCTGTGGTCGAGTGATTTTGGCCGACGAAGCCGAAAGATCGGTCTCGCAAGGGGCGGTCGCGGCTATCGTCTGTGAGCCCAGGCGATCGGCGCGAAGGAACGTGTGGCGATAGCGTGGCTGATCTACCGGGGATGTGCGGACGCCAGGTGGGTGGTGGCCGGGTCGTCACAACGAAAAGTGCAGATAGGCGGCCTGTCGATGTGTGCTTGGCATATATCTAACGCCGATAAGACACATTATGTCAGATAGAAGTCTGCTTATTGCGGCACATGTAGGATCTGCCCCTGCTGTCCGTTCTCAATGGATATGGCAGTAATCTCAGCCATCATGGCAGTATCCGGAATCGGGGTGTTTTCTCTGAGATCTTGTCAGCACGAGGGCTGCTGATGACTCGGTGATGTCCTTAACTGCGATGTACACATCCGGAACGGTCTTGCCGCCCCACATACGCCACACCGCTACGCTGATTTGCCGGACACCCGGCATGTGAGCGTACGCGGCGTATGTTTCGAACTGTTGGATAGCGCCGCTAAGCGTGATGCGCGCATCTCGTAAGACGCGTAGCCACCTTCTAGTGCGGCTTTGGAGGTACACCGGCCGACCCGCCCACTCTGTCAGAAACGTGCTAGTTGGCGCAATATACCAACATTGGCTAGCTAGGAGGCCACAGCTTCGAACCCAGCTACGCCACCAACCGGACGCGTGAACAGCGCAATACCTACTGCGGCCCAACCTTAGTAAACAGGCGGGGAATGCCGCGAGTTCGGCTACGCAAACGAGTTGATGCGCCGCAGTGCGACTCTCAACTTAAGCACGTTGCGCTGGTCCCCTAAGGCTATCCGCGTCATCGCAGGACAAGAAGGCGTGCGCGTGCCTCCGTAGTTCATTCGGAACTGTCATCTTTACTGAGAAAGATATCCCAGGGATTGTCTCACAATTGATGTCATCTTCCCAGATCGCTACTGACACAATCAGTTAGAACGGACACCTGCTGTCCTTTCCGGTTTTAGTTGGCCAGTTTCCGGATAAACATGGCCATTTACGGATGTGGTGTGGTTTCCGCGTATTGATGGCCAACCAGCTTCCGGGAACGCCTGGTTGGGGCGCCTACCGGCTTGAGAGGTTTGTGGTCATTCGGAACACATGACCACGAATGCGCCTTTCGTGACGGCTTGGACGTACGAGGCGGCGGCGGCGATGACTCTGAGCTGTTCGTCGCTGGTCTTCTTCTTGCTGAGCCCGGGCTGCGCGACGATGGTGACGAACCGCGGCCGAAGGAGCAGTGCTCGTTCTCGAAGGCTTAGCAAGACGGCCCGGTCCCCTACTTCGTAGGGCTGTTTTCTGTGCGTGCGGTAGTAGTCCTGAGTGCGTCGATCGAGGTGTTTGAGTAATGGCTCGGCGCATTGGTTTCGCCAGCGGGCGCCGCGGATTGCTTGTCCGCAGACCTCATAGATGTCTTTGAGTCTGCCGCCAGCGGTGTCTTCTGATGAGTACTTGCAGTGCACGAGTGTGACCAGCAGTTGGTCGCGGTCGATACGCAGTCCGACGAGGTCGGCGGCCTCGCCGGCTCGATCATCGTCAATGAGGACGTCAAACTGTTGGCTTTGTTGCAGGTATCTGCTCATGTGGGCCTGAATTGAGTCCTGTCGACGATCCACTCCTTGGGACTCAACTCGAATGTTGGTAGTGCCCCAGTCGATTACGGTGAACTTGTCCTTGTCGTAAGGAGCGATGTCGGTGCGCGGCTCGAGTAGGCGATCGTCGCCGGTGATCAATCGGTCGGACCCAAGGAACAGCGTAGGTTTGTTGTCGTTGAACCATTCAGATAGTGGTTTGAGCTTCCCGCCACGGGAAATGACGTCTACGTCGTCATGCACTGCTTGGTAGTGCAGGCCGGTGTCGCCGACGGTCGCGGTATATGGAACCGTCCACTCAGGCGACACCACAGAGAAACGAAATGGGCCGGTGTCGGAATAGTCGTCGACCTGGAACCCGACGTCGGTAAGCAGATACGTCGCATCCTTGAAACGGGCGCGTTGGGCTGCGCCGGTACCAAGATAGAGCTCCCATGGCCATTCCAGGGCAAGAAGTGGCCATGGTGGCCGTTCTTTCACGTCGACTGGGATTATCATGTCGCCGAACAATGTTCGGACGTCAACTGATTTGTCGATTAGTTTGGATGCTTGTCGCTTGCACCAGTCTCGCCATTCGGAAAGGCCGGTTGCGGTCTGCATGGACCAGAATCGCCCGGACAGCGCAGCGGCGATGGTGACACGTTCGCCGTCATCAAATGCTCTGGCCGCTACGTGGGTGTTGGTTTTGTGTTCTCGCTCAGCCTCACTTAGGGCGAACCCGATATCACTGCCGACGAACATCGAAAACCGTTTGTCGCGGTCTCGGGCATCGAGCAGGCCCATGTTGGTTGGTATCAGCCTGTCGAGACGGGCGAAAACCCGGAACGGGTCTAGTCCGCGAATCTGGTCTGGGGCTTGATCTAGCACTGCTTCAGCGAGCTTGATGTACTTCTTTTTAGTATCCGAGCCATGTATAAAGAGCAGCCCGTTGTCTCGATCGAAATACATGATCACCAGGGTGTAGCTCACCGGCTGCAGCCCGGGAACATCGCCCCAGCGAAGGTCTCCTTGCGCTTCGAGGATGAACCAAGCGACATCATCACGAGAGCTGACACTCACTACACCGTCAAGGATGTCCTCTCCGTACATGATTGCAGCGTTGTCTGGTTCCCAATCGGAGGCGTCCGTCCGGAACGCTATGGCGCTCATCTTCGGCTCCAGTAGCCCCACGGGGACCTGTGATGGCGTCAGGGTGAATGCTGCATCGAATTCGCTGATCTCGACAGCACGTTCGGCTGCCCGGTCGGTGATGTTGCTGAGCACCTTGTCCCAGTCTGGATCCTCACGTAGCAAGGTCCGCAGCGGAGACAGCGCAGCTTCGGGGTCCTGGCTGACGAAGACACTTGCGGTACCGACTGGAGTTGGCGACTCGGTCCGAGCTATTCGCCCGATGAGTTGAATCGTAGGGCTAAGCGACTTATGAGTCTCATGTATCGCGGCGATCTTGAGAGTCGGAAGATCATAGCCCTCTCCAAGCATGTTGACACACACCACGATCCGAGAGGCACCAGCGCGCAGCGCCGCCAGGGCCTCCTTTGTCTTCTGTGGTGCTACCCGATCGTGCACCAGGCGTGGCGTGTACTGCGGGCCCAAGCGCGAATATATGGCGTGTACTACTTCTGCCTGTGCCTGAGTTTTGACCCTTGCGAGCAGGATGTGATCTAGCCCTTTGTCGAGGTCCTTTTTCAAACGTGCGATCGCTGCTCGCGCGAGCTCCTCATCAGAGTCCTCCAGCGCTACAATAGATGTGAAATCTATCTTGCTGAAGTACTTTTCACGTTGCGCTTCTCTGAGCGGAAATCGAAAGATGGTTCGGCCAGGCAGGCTTCGTCCATCCGTGCGAAATGGAGTAGCGGTGAAGAGAAGCACAGGCCGATCGGCGAACGCGCGAATCACGCTGGACCACATCGGTGCCGGTGCGTGATGGGCCTCGTCAACAACCAGATGGGTGCAGCTGTCGAGCAGGATCGACTTCGACTCGGCATCGCAGGCCAGGATTGAATTAGGTGTCGCGACAACCACGTTGGAAGCGGCGAGGAACCCCCTGGCATCATCGGGATCACTGAAGCCGTGCTCAAGTCGGCCGACGCAAGGCCTGAGTGCCGTGTGAGCCACGATACGTTCGCGCTGGAGTATGCCAAGTGTTTCGAACTTCTCCGCGATCTGATTCCGTAGCGCTGTTGTTGGTACAACGACTAGCAGCTTTTCGGGACGTGCGGCGACCATCCATGCGAGCATCGTTTCGGTCTTACCCGTGCCAGTTGGCATGATGACCAATGCTGGATCAGTCAGCCCTGATGACTGATAGCCGACGATCGAGTGCAGGGCAGCAATTTGGGGGCGCCGCAGGCTGTGTGGATCTTCGTGCGGCCGGAATCCAATGGATCCCTGATAGGACGCGAGTACGTCAGAAGGAGCGGTCAGCGCGCGATTGCCCGCCCATCCCAATCTGATTCGTGACTGCTTTATTACCGGAAGCACGGCAGTCAGGGGACCGTCACTGCCCGCGAGGGGGCCACGGTGCGCGGGCCAAGACCCGTACGGGCCCGCCACTTCCAGGAGTTCGCCGTCGTGAATGGTCATCTGATTGCATACCGGGACCAAAAGTTGCCGAACCTTGTTACCGCTGAAAACGGTCGGGCGTGCCCACTCATTGGCCGTGCTAACGGTCATTTACCCCCCTTTGCACGCCCGCGCTGATTAACTTGCGGCTGGGCACGCGCTATCGTCGGTGTCGCTTGGACAAGCCTTTATCATACTGCTGGCCAGCCCTATTCCGGTGGCGAATGGTGTGGCGAACCCTCTTCGAGCGGCTCGCGGCGGCGTTGCTCTGGTGTCAAGAGTCAAAGCCAGCCGCATCCAACTGTTCCTGATCAACTGGGTCGCGGTGATACTGCTCGCGGTAGTGCTGCCCGCGGGCTACCTGCTCGTGCTGACCACCATCGGCGTCGATCTGCCGCACCTGCTTGCCCTCTACGGATTCAGCGTCCTGACCATCGCCGCGGTCGGCATGACCGCCATCTCAATCCTGACAGTGGTCGGCGCCTGGGGCATGCGCATCAACCTGATCTTCTTCATCGCCCTGGGCCTCCCCTCATCAGGCGGCGTGATCGCCCTGCAGGCCGCCCCACCCATCTACCGGTACCTGTCAACCTTCGAACCCATGCACCAGATCTACCTGGGCACACGATCATTGCTCTACTTCGACGCGAACATGGGCGCCGGACTCCGACAAGCCCTGCTGCTGATCACGGCGTGTCTGGTGGCCGGACTTGTGGTCGGGCTGGCCGGCAACCACCTCTACGACCGCCGAGGCCTCGTCCGTGAACCTGTGGCCGCACATCAATGACCAGCGGGCCCGACACATCCGATAAGCCTGAGGGCAGATGGCAACTCTAGTCGAGCTCTGATCGACTTTTGTTGCTCTGAGCGCGGCGCTCGGACCATGACGCTCTGCTCTGAGGAGTCAGCAGATCATTGTCGTGGACGACACGCCAGGCCGCGATGAGATTGGCCTCGCGACTGTGTGCGGTGACCTCGCCAAGCAACAATTCGCGGCGATCAGGTTGAAGCCACACAAGATAGGCGTAGACCCGTCGAGTTCGTGGACGTTGAACGAACCGTATGCGCGATAAAACCCGGTTGGAGCCTCCCGTGTCGAGCAGGCGATGTGCGTGGCCCCCGGCGGCCAGGTCCTGCCTGTCAGCCGACTCCGAGCGCCCTACGCCGTCCATCGCGGCGAACGCATGACGCGGCAAAGACGTGGCGCGCCAGCGTCCCCCCACGTGATCCCGCTGTTCCTAGGTCGCCGAGCCTACGGCCAGCTGCGCACGTTGGTAGCAGAACTCGCTGCACCGCTGGCTGCCGGTAGATCCATAGCGCCAGGCATACAGTCTGGCCAGCCTGCTGAATCCGAGAACGCTGCCTCGACCTTGCCGGCACCCACGCCTCCAGCCGCGGCGTCCGGGAACCGCCGGGCGCGATCGGCGGTAGTCGCAGCTGTCGCAGTACTAATGATCGCGGGAGGCACCACTGCCTACTTCGTGATCCGACGCACCTCGAACCACTGCGACACCACGGCCGCCGCCGCCGAGGAGGTTGCCCACCTGAGCTTTGAGTTCACCGGTCTCGCAGATCAGAACCTGCCCGCGCTCAAGGAGCGTCTATCCCCTGAGGTTTACACACAGTCCGAACAGGCATTCCGCTCCGTCAGCACGATTCCCGGCGCAGATCGATACGTTTCGCATATCGCCGAGCTGACCAGCAAGCAGGTCGAGTGCTCCGGCACCAACGCCCGCGTTGAGTCACAGATCGCCTGGTCGGTAACTACACCGAGAAGCACTGCACCGCAGACCACGCACGGGACCTGGGCCACCACTCTCGAGTACCAGAAGAACAGGTGGATCGTCACCAAGGTTGACTACGCGTCTAAGCACTGAATGTGGCCGGTCCTAAGCGATTTCGCCGCCGGCGGGCCATTCTGCCCGTGTCCAGGCCCTTGTCCTGGTTTCGGCTTATCCGGTTTCGGAAGTTGCCGGCCACCGGAGTTGGAGCCGCCAGAAATCCAGGGGGCGTCCGCATTCTTGCTCAGCGGAAAAAAGGTTCAACCGTGCCACTGAGCTTGACGACCATCGGATTTCCGCGGCGATCCTTCGCGGTGGGGACTTCAACACGCACCCAACCCTCGGCCACGTTGTATTCGTGAACATTGGTTTTCTCGACACCATTAAAGCGAATACCCACGTCGCGGCGAAGCACCTCTTCGCTATAAAAGGCACTACGCGGATCGATGGAGAGGTGATTCGGCGGAACGTCTGTGTTCTGATCCTCGGACATGATGGCCTTCGTTGAATGCTGCGTTAGGTGCTCGGATTGTTCTCAAAGAATCTACGCGACCCTGCAGTAGTGGGTTGCGCGTAGGTCTAGGGGGGCCGCTCTCCCCTGCTGCTTCTGATGAATTCCGCACGTTCGTATCGGGAGGAATGCGCCACCCTCCCATCGTGTGCATCTACCAACCTGAGGACCGCATCTTCGTAGGCGGGGACGCAAGATCCTTGATCTGTGCCTTGCCAATCATTCGATTCTGTTCCAGGACCAGGCCGTCGATCCTGTCGATGCGGAGTTGGCACTGCGGATAATCGTCGCGGGTGGCGTGAATGGTCATCAAGGGTTGTTACGGCCAACTTCTTCGTGAATGGCTTCACGAGAGGTTTCTAGAATGTCGAGCTATCGTCTGGGCCGAGCACGAACCCG
The nucleotide sequence above comes from Mycobacteroides saopaulense. Encoded proteins:
- a CDS encoding sensor histidine kinase yields the protein MVKGRVRIGALVSRLRRWCGGIATRSALVAAVVVLASLVVVGSASVVLLYRSMCADVDDAANSRALAVAARLKKEPPDELESVLLATDQRIVAVQVIDARGRIVRHSDSAPNGPLMPLRGNNFRNSQVGVSATADDDIRVAALTADGRKGRYTVLVGGGIEPIESMTSTVATMLTITAPVVAVVAAGVTYLLVRRSLRSVDAIRSRVSEISASDLSERVPVPDRADEISALAATMNKMLERIEAGHTAQRRFVGDASHELRSPLATVISALEIAQSHPEVFDKTLVQTALLPEAHRMQSLVEDLLLLARADEHGLPMRRTEIDLDDLASTEVARLKRETSLQVSGNLAAVKVTGDALGLARVLRNLADNAARHARTTVSIAVSADADSTCLQVCDDGPGIPVTERGRVFERFVRLDADRSRHGGGSGLGLAIVAEIVAAHKGTVDISDRTGGGTVMTVRLPLVNSADAGR
- a CDS encoding response regulator transcription factor, whose amino-acid sequence is MRVLLVEDEPLLADTVTAGLRAEGFVVVTVGDGIDGLWQATNESFDVIVLDIMLPGLSGYEVLRRMRAAHVWTPVLMLTAKDGDYDQTDAFDLGADDYLTKPFSFMVLTARLRALIRRGAPKRPVVLTAGEISLDPTRRVVERAGSPVSLTPREYGLLEYLLRNKDAAVTKTDILQNVWDNHYDGPDNVVEVYVGYLRRKIGAHLIITVRGVGYRLESGEFASDG
- a CDS encoding COG4705 family protein, which gives rise to MAVSNYKLPQVTALFWVLKIAATTLGETGGDLIAQTLDLGYAAASVLFIAIFVVSLLAQLRARQFHPALYWTVIAATSTAGTTMSDLINRGPGSDTDTADGLGYGAGAVLLITGLVVVFAIWKLTRETFDVANITTLRGEVLYWAAILLSNTLGTSLGDYLADSSGMGYWGSAALIAAVMATILAAHYLTNISGVLLFWAAFILTRPLGATVGDLLSKPLDKGGLALGTWGTSAALLAILVIGIAFGYRKTRTTTTDNPDPDLHELARD
- a CDS encoding TnsA-like heteromeric transposase endonuclease subunit, translated to MLTSVVSAWPVSAGVVELEFDRRDGSLCLPLARCATFPFELDCLPVRNFPSYRGQRNFPGFWWFSRTGIHVGHESWLERDQLMALDADPDVIGVVSQSFWFRWADGVSHAPDYFVRRRDGSALVLDVRDDGRIEAADQEKFDRSAAECAAVGWDYRRVGVLDPVLRANLRWLSGYRHPRVFRPGLADDLMSAFGRARPLMAGVLAVGTPLVVLPVLFHLLWHRKLSVDLAATTLTDDAIVSPSTGR
- a CDS encoding DEAD/DEAH box helicase, whose amino-acid sequence is MTVSTANEWARPTVFSGNKVRQLLVPVCNQMTIHDGELLEVAGPYGSWPAHRGPLAGSDGPLTAVLPVIKQSRIRLGWAGNRALTAPSDVLASYQGSIGFRPHEDPHSLRRPQIAALHSIVGYQSSGLTDPALVIMPTGTGKTETMLAWMVAARPEKLLVVVPTTALRNQIAEKFETLGILQRERIVAHTALRPCVGRLEHGFSDPDDARGFLAASNVVVATPNSILACDAESKSILLDSCTHLVVDEAHHAPAPMWSSVIRAFADRPVLLFTATPFRTDGRSLPGRTIFRFPLREAQREKYFSKIDFTSIVALEDSDEELARAAIARLKKDLDKGLDHILLARVKTQAQAEVVHAIYSRLGPQYTPRLVHDRVAPQKTKEALAALRAGASRIVVCVNMLGEGYDLPTLKIAAIHETHKSLSPTIQLIGRIARTESPTPVGTASVFVSQDPEAALSPLRTLLREDPDWDKVLSNITDRAAERAVEISEFDAAFTLTPSQVPVGLLEPKMSAIAFRTDASDWEPDNAAIMYGEDILDGVVSVSSRDDVAWFILEAQGDLRWGDVPGLQPVSYTLVIMYFDRDNGLLFIHGSDTKKKYIKLAEAVLDQAPDQIRGLDPFRVFARLDRLIPTNMGLLDARDRDKRFSMFVGSDIGFALSEAEREHKTNTHVAARAFDDGERVTIAAALSGRFWSMQTATGLSEWRDWCKRQASKLIDKSVDVRTLFGDMIIPVDVKERPPWPLLALEWPWELYLGTGAAQRARFKDATYLLTDVGFQVDDYSDTGPFRFSVVSPEWTVPYTATVGDTGLHYQAVHDDVDVISRGGKLKPLSEWFNDNKPTLFLGSDRLITGDDRLLEPRTDIAPYDKDKFTVIDWGTTNIRVESQGVDRRQDSIQAHMSRYLQQSQQFDVLIDDDRAGEAADLVGLRIDRDQLLVTLVHCKYSSEDTAGGRLKDIYEVCGQAIRGARWRNQCAEPLLKHLDRRTQDYYRTHRKQPYEVGDRAVLLSLRERALLLRPRFVTIVAQPGLSKKKTSDEQLRVIAAAASYVQAVTKGAFVVMCSE
- a CDS encoding ABC transporter permease, translated to MSRVKASRIQLFLINWVAVILLAVVLPAGYLLVLTTIGVDLPHLLALYGFSVLTIAAVGMTAISILTVVGAWGMRINLIFFIALGLPSSGGVIALQAAPPIYRYLSTFEPMHQIYLGTRSLLYFDANMGAGLRQALLLITACLVAGLVVGLAGNHLYDRRGLVREPVAAHQ
- a CDS encoding DUF3297 family protein, with translation MSEDQNTDVPPNHLSIDPRSAFYSEEVLRRDVGIRFNGVEKTNVHEYNVAEGWVRVEVPTAKDRRGNPMVVKLSGTVEPFFR